Part of the Procambarus clarkii isolate CNS0578487 unplaced genomic scaffold, FALCON_Pclarkii_2.0 HiC_scaffold_889, whole genome shotgun sequence genome is shown below.
ccttcctcaacacctcgccctatataacctatcttacaatattaaatttaaatacctaactgacaacccccccccccaccaccaacaacacctcccaaggtagctcctcaggacccctctccccctgccccctcccccaccaacgccccccccaccaacaacacctcccaaggtagctcctcagggcccctcccccaccaacccccccccccccaccaacaacacctcccaaggtagctcctcagggcccctctcccccaccatctaacccccccccccctatcccccataccgccccctccatcccccaccccctcccccccccaacccaacacagaaaatggcggccacaacgctatatttaaccagccaaaaccttcggtccttcgcctatgtgctatttattcctgaaataaaacgagggaaaaaaacaaaccggattttccttccctagtaaaacatgtattttacagaacgaggcctaaaatagcacatattggatattgcattgcttgtttaccattcacaaactcatttggaaacaccacactaattattaattaatacatacttttaaacacacacacacacacacacacacatgtcagttagcctaaaatctccaatattcattcataaaactgcctcacgggactgcaaccttatcaaataaagctgtcaggtctttctaactgtcaacacaaattaacaacttcacatctcaatcattgcaactgttgataaatagacactaactaaccttgctatgagatataaatacaagtgccaaatttgattcagaaggcaactccagcgtggcctagtcggatagaacaagttcctaatccggatagatctgcgttcgagcctgtcggaacggttgcaagtacagggcacagatttctctgtgtgtcccctcctgtaggagcatcagtttcgatagattctctggatagccgaagattgattgaccgactccttggaatgtggggaagggttgaagtccggggggccacggacggatacctggatccactgacctcgggcaggtctttcaatccacctggatttcaggtggggagaagggaggcaatttgggtcgacacaaatagcttcctggacccaaaaccccatggatacacggacacggacactcacacggacacacacacggacactcatggactctgacacgaaccgaaggttcgtgtcagataataagaagggaggttaggttaggttggttaggttaggttaggttggttaggttaggttggttaagtaggttggttggttaggttaggttgcttaggttaggttggttaggttaggttgcttaggttaggttgattaggttaggttggttgattaggttaggttgcttaggttgcttaggttggttaggttgcttaggttggttaggttgcttaggttggttaggttgctaaggctggttaggttgcttaggttggttaggttggttgcttaggttggttaggttggttgcttaggttggttggttggttaggttaggttaggttggttaggttaggttggttaggttaggttaggttggttaggttaggttggttaggttaggttaggttaggttggttaggttaggttaggttggttaggttaggttggttaggttggttgcttaggttggttggttggttaggttaggttaggttggttaggttaggttaggttggttaggttaggttaggttggttaggttaggttaggttggttaggttaggttggttaggttggttggttaggttagattggttgattggttaggttggttggttaggttaggttaggttaggttggttggttagattggttggttagattaggttaggttggttaggttaggttggttaggttgggttgggttggatggttaggttaggttgcttaggttggttggttggttggttaggttggttgctaaggttggttggttaagtggattaggttggttggttaggttggatggttaggttaggttgcttaggttggttgctaaggttggttggttaagtgggttaggttagttggttaggttggttgattaggttggttggttaggttggttagttggttaggtagatgattggttaggttggttagtttaagttggttaggttagtttgttagactggttaggttggttagaattagaattaggttagaattagaattaggttagaatttgaggttagaattttaggttagaacaagcataattatggtttaataagcaatttagataatatgtaagcttaggttggttagggttgattggttagggtatgttggtaaggtacagttaaggttggttattttgtggttggttaggtgtaatatttgtattattccaccgactgatatatatatatatatatttaaatatatatatatatatatatatatatatatatatatatatatatatatatatatatatatatatatatacacacacatttttaggttaatttaggctaggaaataggctacgtttgtagaaatagaaataggtaaaaacattataaaaaatgaatcaagtataaattataaattatttaaaaacaataaaaaaatagacaaaaaaaattgcttgaattttaggtaacgtgtcttatcaccgaatgcctctgttcacctagcagtaaataggtatccaggagttagttaggttaggttatgttagattagcttaggttagattaggttaggttagattaggtttggttaggttaggttagattaggttaggttggtttagggtaggtttgtagaagtagggctgtaaatgttagtagcctttcctatcaccgaatgcctctgttcacctagcagtaaataggtatccaggagttagttaggttaggttatgttagattagcttaggttaggttagattaggttaggttaggttaggttagatttggttaggttggtttagggtaggtttgtagaagtagggctgtaaatgttagtagcctttcctatcaccgaatgtctctgttcacctagcagtaaataggtatccaggagttagttaggttaggttatgttagattagcttaggttaggttagattaggttaggttaggttaggttagattaggttaggttggtttagggtaggtttgtagaagtagggctgtaaatgttagtagcctttcctatcaccgaatgtctctgttcacctagcagtaaataggtatccaggagttagttaggttaggttatgttagattagcttaggttaggttagattaggttaggttaggttaggttagattaggttaggttggtttagggtaggtttgtagaagtagggctgtaaatgttagtagcctttcctatcaccgaatgtctctgtttacctagcagtaaataggtatccaggagttagttaggttaggttatgttagattagcttaggttaggttgggttaggttaggtgaggttaggttaggttagtttagactaggaaatagactaggtttgtagaaatagaaatagaaatagaaaaagggctgtagttgttggtagcctttcctatcaccgaatgtctctgttcacctagcagtaaataggtatccaggagttagtaagctagctacttggggcgtggtgagtgagtgagggttagtcactagttggaccttgtggggtggtgggtgttggagaccactataagcctaacatgtataaagtgcctgtctgcctgtcccccgactcaatgatgttacaattattgactaaatgaagcctaagagagcatatgcaaggcctaagatgagtcatttgtcagcagcaacttgtgcgagatcaatggcagcggtggcatcccaacatttctattttggagcaacagtagtagtagtccatttgttgttggttaaattgactaaatagttgcaataagtactatcattaatggagaattggctgctatgtgtgagtatcctccgcctgcctgcccgcccgccgcagttaccagtatcctgactcactcactcactcacatgtgattacttactacttgtatacaatagcaacggccatactacctacctacctatcaccttgagaacactgcgtctcttcccatacatctgtcaggttaaacaccgttgactttggttagtacttggatgggtgacctgcctgggaacaccaactgctgctgctgttagtatacatatttgggcagtctctgtgggtcagtgtatgtgtgtgtgtgtgtgtgtgtgtgtgtgtgtgtgtgtgtgtgtgtgtgtgtgtgtgtgtgtgtgtgtgtgtgtgtgtgtgtgtgtgtgtgtgtgtgtacaagaatgtcgcacatggaaatgtgtacatgccattttaataatagtttaccatccatgaagaaaacgtctacctgtttgtcagtccattgtctctctctgccggccggtcggcctacctacctgctaaaacttggcctcttaatatactgttgaatatctatctccagtgatcacttacccttaattcctacattattaaccaaatgatctcattaacaaatctttacacatttcaaccacctaccttccttctaacatcaatcacaacaactaatacacttaactcagtcccaaacacttttcttattccttcctcaacacctcgccctatataacctatcttacaatattaaatttaaatacctaactgacaaccccccccccaccaccaacaacacctcccaaggtagctcctagtagtagggatggctccacacagacgattttttttttcaggtcaaatatcgtctgtgtgccccaagggtttcaggtccaaagggaaaatatcgtctgtgggccccaagggtttcaggtaaatttagaaatatcgtctgtgtggagccagggttttcaggtgaatttttggagtcacagatttggaagtaaggatttcttataacgaaaaataatgtcatacaagtttgttaaagttcttatgagaaaaataatttccgagacttagaagtttgttaaggccttatgggagaaattcaaataacgtgtgtagcactttagggtttccatgagaactctatggacatattttacatgttttcaacttacaaaatcgtctatgtaagccttagttattcatataaatttagaaaatcacctgtgtaagtcatggttttcaagtctcgtacatcacaccccctccctccccccttacctcgcaatctgtcgcgtcacctttatttactttgcgcccagccagccagtcggctcttaatcttatcttatcttatccgtaatatctggaccgtccctcctctctctctctctctccctcctctctctctctcctcttcatattattccctcttgctattttctgacatactaatattttattcctttttcattaaccagtcagttttatacaaatcaaccgaagcatctcaatgtaacctttaatactgaaaactgcctcagagactatctaagctggccccagctacctgccccaggctatctgcccgaggcaatcatcacctgattatccgccccagacatctaccagtcattgtcggcgttcgccaccgtaataatttatatatatatatatacattaagcgttaataaaacttatttatttatttataatttatttagtcatctaattcatagtttacacaatttataataaaagagTTTATCCCCCgtattcgccaatcattctcgctattaataaaacagccaaacgctcactcaggggcacactatcgttattacgctcattcaggggccccctcagatcgccaaagtctcagaggcctacactttcagtctacattcaatcttcatcctgttcacaaggttcccctagcctagtcatatcatcatgtcagtgtgtcctctgtgcctgtctcctatcaacaacgaaatcgttcatgtgtgtcaaacacgatgtttaacatgcctcggtgaaatgtccatcaacgctcttcaagaatgcagactatactgtataggatgcaacgggcctacaccgcctggacattttgacgtaacctgtaccagctgtgggcaactctattgtgcaaatcgtaagtacctctttttctcgcacattcaataaactttcaaagaaaatatatatccgaaacacacatacatacatacagacagtcaatttatatatatattattttcatttcagttcatggttctacttcATGCCCATACTGTCGTTTCTCCGTTAACCGGGAACCTCCTACCGAAGCCAGAAACAtcattgaacctccacccaaacgccgtcgcatcataaataaccgtacgttttcacaataattttcgtaattttaaaagttaataattgtatttttaacaagtgtataaacaagtaataagtactcatacagaaaaaatatttccattacaggagttcctattcgtgatcaagagaatctcatacttggtggaatcaacatcccagctcgtaagtaatattattatttatctgtaattcagtttttcctcttatttaaactttttgtttttcctcttaataataattcctcttatttacacgatattttcctattaaggttttcaaatcctcttaatgtttcaaatttgttttcctcttaatgtttattcattgctaatattatattacagaatcgcccctggattcaacccaaccctctgagtggagcacacctgtacgcagtcaaccccagctgtcccaggagctagaagaagatgcaccagacggcaaccagcatgcatcttcagatgaagaagaagaagaagacaatcaaccccctgttcacgacatatcagatgaagaagtcaacgctccagattccccagaggtacttaaCTTAGATAACGTTGTTCCGCGAGTGTTAGAAGTCATTAACCATTTCGAAGGTTCTTTCTCGAGACATTCGTTCTCCATTCCCGGACATTTAGACGCTGACCCCAGCgtatatataaataggtatagggaattttttatagaatatatagacaatcagttcagacaaatacaggaagaattccctccctcatttcacatttaccctgatgtaagcctaattttgcaaaaacttaatcatgccgacgatcaatatgaaatattagatgaagtattttcaattagaggagaaactcagactgttacacaggaagaggtTGAAGTTCTCgtaaattcatgggttgacgaaatgtctgctaaaattgacgaatgcctaaaaaatgtccaatcctcaagtgtaggaattcattccatgtcaggctttgccattaatttttcgtatattcgccaccctatgcGCCTTGGATCTTACGTACCATATCCTGCAAAATTAAGGGGTAAAGAAACAGTATTTaatcctgaaagtgaaggagatgagtgtttgttacagtgcattGCCGCATATAAAAACTTAGCATTGGGCAGGACCATGGATAACGTTAGACATCATTACAAAAACCTtcgatggtgtagaagattcgtagtatgggcagatgaaatcagattccccgtatcatttgataaccttaagaaaatagaaaagcttaacaaaatttctatttataattatacagtaactcatgaaagtaacagatactatcttagtttagctaggaaaagccaggaaaagtataccgataaagtccctttgttgttattagaaggcaagcatctctgtctgatcaaggactttgataaatttgtaaagagTATTAACCACCATTCTGAAAGGATTCCTAACACTCATAAATTCTGCAAAATTTGTCTTTTGCATGCTCCCTTAGATGAAATTCGggctcacgaagagtcatgcactgtatcccaagtattttcaTTCTATAACACTAATgataaaatcagttttaaaaattacggtaggacctatagcccaactcacaccgcctattacgattttgaatgtctattagaccgtcaaaatcctagaggcatggtggaatgtaagcataaagcaattgcttatgcttacatgattttagacagggaattcaatgtcgtagaaacgtattcatacgtaggCCCAGACGCTGTCAATCATTTTATTAcaaagctagaagcctcatggaaagctattcatgctcagctccccaacttccctaagaacttgtctagagaacaggaaagaatgtttcaaagccaaaatacgtgtcaattgtgtcatcaaactttcaagaataagaaagataaacatagacatcataatcatgttattcaggaaaataattacttaggtgcttattgtgctcgttgcaatttacaatgtaaaaatactcgtagatacttgaccacattttcccataatgctgcctatgatcttggaattatacttaaagaactgtccaaaaatcctcaccgcgatgtagaaattctaaccaaggaaggattgaaatttatgcaagtcatcataggtaaacttaaattcctagatagcctagctctccttaatgggtcattaggaaccttagcaagcgagcacgttgccggtaagaaacccaccaagtacactgaacacatactaaatggcgtatccgatgaagctaaagctctgttaattaaaggtaagcaaagcctatgttatgattatatttcttccatggacgtgttagatgaacctcagctcccttcgcgagataagttttacaatgttttacatgactctccactgtctgaagaagattataacaatgctcttaaagtatttaatttagggaactgtacaaacatcaaggattacctcatgttatatttaaaagttgacgtgggaatgctagttgatatatttacactttggcgaacatcactgaaagaaatttatgaactagatattgttttctatgtatcacttcctagttatgcttgggacgctttcttatttaaatcaaaagttgtacttgactatgtgtatgatcagaatatatatgatttgttgagaaggaatcttagaggagggttcacatcttccattagacaatttacacaggctgttaacgagcacactacatctaaccccagctctgatgacgatactcacattttgtacctcgactttaacagcttatatgcagcgtgcatggctgaggtacttccccagggagggattagacaattaactgaccttgagcgggataccttattagggcaagggttacaacatatcccctgtaatcaagacaaaggctattggattttatgcgatacaaaacatgtatctcccgaggtagccaggtatactgatgatctgccccttgtactgtctcatactaatataacggaggagtttttgtcagagtacagtaagaaaacccttaatgatgaaaaacgtaagctcccacctaaaaatacaaagttaattgcatcccacttgccccaaaacgactacttagtaagccttgatttcctgcaattgctattaaaacttggactagaagttgaacgagtaaaaacaatctatgaatttaatcaggctccctatttaaaagattttatttcaaccaacattcgagaacgagccaataccacctgtaaagttaaagg
Proteins encoded:
- the LOC138361848 gene encoding uncharacterized protein, with the translated sequence MSINALQECRLYCIGCNGPTPPGHFDVTCTSCGQLYCANLHGSTSCPYCRFSVNREPPTEARNIIEPPPKRRRIINNRVPIRDQENLILGGINIPAQSPLDSTQPSEWSTPVRSQPQLSQELEEDAPDGNQHASSDEEEEEDNQPPVHDISDEEVNAPDSPEVLNLDNVVPRVLEVINHFEGSFSRHSFSIPGHLDADPSVYINRYREFFIEYIDNQFRQIQEEFPPSFHIYPDVSLILQKLNHADDQYEILDEVFSIRGETQTVTQEEVEVLVNSWVDEMSAKIDECLKNVQSSSVGIHSMSGFAINFSYIRHPMRLGSYVPYPAKLRGKETVFNPESEGDECLLQCIAAYKNLALGRTMDN